The sequence ACGATTGTCCGCGTACATGTAGCCCACGGACAAACCCAGTCCTGGAGCTCCCATCAGCGATGCTGGGTTGTAGAAACATGCCGACGGATCGGGCGCATCCGCCGCAACGGCGCCTCCAAGCGCGGATGCGCGCGAACCAAAGCCATAGGTTCCCGGTGCGCTAGCAAGTGCGTCGGTTGCGCTACCCACGAGCGAGATCGCAGCAAAGCCCAGGGCAACAAAGAATGCGCGTGCCATCAGAAGCCCACCCCCACGGTCGCTGCGCCTGCAAAGACAAACCCGCTCGTACGCACTTCCGGCGCGCCGGGATTGTCCGGTGAAACGCCCGCCTCTTTCGTGTGCGTTTGCGGGTGAAGCACTTGCACTTGCGTGGCGACGTCGAAACGCAAACGCGGCATCGGAGGTTTCAGCTCGATGCCGTACCCAAGCCCGAAGACGCTCCGCGTGTTGTCGTACAAGTTTGCTTCTTTCGTCTGCTCTGGGGCCGGCGACATTTCGAGGAAGTAGCCCGCACGCAGCGTCATCGACACCGTGCGCGCAGGTTCGAGCACACGTTCCACGCCGATACGCGGCACGACGGTATTCGAGTAATTCACGGGCGCAGGCACGAGCGCTCCGCATGGCTCCGTCGCAGGTTCGCCCGTGTCGGGATCGATGTCCGGGCAACGCACGGTCGCTTCGATCGGCCCCGGATAAGCGCTCCAGCGCTTCATCGTCACGCCTGCAACGACGTGCCAAGGGCCCTTGATGCGCGCGACTTCCAGCGCGAACTGCATCGGATCGTACTGCGCAAGGCCCGAGATGTTCAGTGGTGGAACGACGATCTGCCCCAAGTCGCGCACATCGATCACCACGTTGAACCGCCCCGACAGCTCGCCGCGAAACGTCAGGCCTGCTCGATATCCTTTACGTTCGTACGATACGCCCACGAGCGGCCCATACGCAGCGACGAGCGTGTCGTCCACGGTCGTACCGATGCGACCCGATGCATCGGTTGCCACGAGCACCGAGCCTGTGAGCGCTGCGAGCGCTGCAAAGCCTGCGCCTACGCGAAAACCGTATCCAACGTCCACGCCGAGCGCGACTTGCACGGCAACGGATGCCGTTCGATCCGCGAGCAAGAACTGCGGCCTCTCGGGATACAAGATGCGGCCTCGAACAATCACGTCGAACGGCGTGAAATACCCGAGCCCCACGGTGACGCGATCCTTGAGGACGCCTCCGAACGGAACCGGCAACACGGCGCCAATGAAGCTTCCGGCGGTGGGGTGATAGTCGATTCGATCGGGCGCTCGCAGATCGAAGACGGATCCCAAAAATCCCAGGTTGAGCTCGCGTTGGCGCTCGGCGCTGAGCAGCGCAGGGTTTCCCCAAACGGCCTCGAATCCACGACCGAGCGCCGCGCCCGCGCCGCCCATGGCCATCGTGCGCGGGCCGAAGCCAAACACGTCTTCAGGCGATGCATGCGCGGGGCGCGCGACTGCGCACGCGAGCATGGCCGCTGCAATTGCGATGGCACGACGAACGAACATGCGGCCACGACGGTAGACCCAGTCGAGCCGGCCGTGGAAGAGCGAAGCGCCCGGCGTGCTCGATTCATGACGCTCCTTCCGCTAAGAAGGTTTCTTCCAGTGCCCATCGCCCTGCAAGCCACACTTCCGGACGAGCTCGCGCGGGTTTGCAACATCGAACTCGTGGATGCGCGGCGCATCGTGTCCATCGTGCATCGCACGGGGGGTTTGCCCGAGCGTGCGCCTGCAACGATTCGCCGCGTTGCGCTCGATGCAGCGCGAGCCGTGGGTCATGTGCCGACCATCGATGTGGAAGCGCGATCGGCGAGCTTGCAGGATCCGTTTGTCAAGTACGCATTTCGTTTGTCCGATGGTGCGGTCATCGAAACCGTACGCATTCCGCTCGAACAACCAGGCCGCTATTCCGTATGCGTGTCATCGCAAGTCGGCTGCGCGCTCGCGTGCGCGTTTTGCGCAACGGGCCGCATGGGCCTCGGGCGCAACCTCGAAACCTGGGAGATCATCGAACAGGTGCGTCGAGTCCGCACCGATCTTCGCGACGAACCTCCATCGAGCCTCGTCGAAGCGGGCATCAGGCCTCGCACGCACGGCGTACTTTTTCAGGGCATGGGCGAACCACTCGCCAACGTAGAGCGCGTCATCGCCGCGATTCGCGTGATGAGCGATCCCAGCGCCATGGCCATCGACATGCGCAACATCACCGTGTGCACGTCGGGTTTGCCCACGGGCATTCGTTTGCTCATGCGTGAAGTGCCCGGGGTTCGTCTCGGCCTATCGATGGGCTCGGCTCGGCCTTCTCGGCGAAGGTCGCTCATGCCCATCGACGACGCGCATCCGCTTGCCGAAGTTCTCGTTGCCGCGGGCGAGCACGCTCGTGCAACGCGCCATTCGCCGATGTTCGCTTACACGCTCCTCGCGAACGAGAACGACAGCGACGAAGATGCCATTGCGCTGGCCGATCTTTGCCGGTCTTTTGCGGAAACGAACGGTGTGCGCCCTCGGCTCAGCTTGATTCCGTACAATTCCATCGCGTCGGCCGGCGAGGTCGACCCGTTTTCGCCATCGACGCGGTTGGATGCCTTTCGGGCAGCGCTGCTCAGCAGGGGTGTTGGGGCGATCGTCCGCTATTCCGGGGGTGGAGACGTCGGTGCAGCCTGCGGGCAGCTTGCTCGGCCGCTCGTGAAAGAACGTCGCAAGCGGCATGCGGTGGATCCGGACACTGTGGCGCGCTAGTTTCGTCGCGTGTTCGGATTGAGCTTCGGCGAAGTCGCGCTGCTCGTCATCGTGGCCATTGTCGTGGTTGGGCCACGGCAATTGCCAAACATGATGCGAACGGCCGGCCAGTGGGTGTCGCGGATCCGCCGTATGAGCACCGATCTGCGTGCGCAAAGCGGCATTGATCAGCTCATGCGTGACGAGGGCATCGATCGGAGCATCCAGGAGATTCGGTCGCTCTCGAACATCAACGTTCTCGACGGGCTCGAACGCATCGCGCAGCCGACGGCCGCAGCTCCTACAGGTTCCGCTGCCGGTTCGGGCAACGCGGCCCCTGCCGATTCGAAATCGACCGCTCCGGTCGCAGCGCTCGCGGGCACTGCTTCCGCGGACAAACCCGCTACCTCCGACAAACCGGCTGGTAACGAACAACCTGCAAAAGCATCGCGCGAGCGTGAGTATCCGCTGCTCGGATGCGATTCTTACGGTGCGTTGCCGGATGATGCAGCTCCGTATGGGGCCGTTGCCACGTCCGATCCGATGACGATGGGAGTGGTGGCGGAGCCGAGCTCGGGAGGCGCTGCCCCGATATGAGCGCTACGACGCCGAAGGCTGGCGCTTCAGCTCCCAAACAAGAGCCGATCGACGAGGAGGATGGCGGCGCTCCCATGAGCTTTTGGGAGCATCTCGACGAGCTTCGCAAGCGTTTGACCGTTTGCATGATTGCGCTGCTCGTGGGCGCATTTGGGTCTTTCGCGTATGCGCCCAAGCTCCTGAACCTCATGACCGTCCCGTTTCAGACGGCATGGAAAGCGCAGGGGCTTGCGGGCGACGGCACGATGCACTTCAGCTCGCCCGGTGGTGGCGTCATTGCGTACATCAAGCTCTCGATGGTGGCGGGTCTAGCGTTTGCCGCGCCCATCATTTTTTACCAGCTCTGGTCGTTTGTCGCGCCGGGTTTGTACGCGCGTGAAAAGAAGTTCGTCATTCCGTTCGTTCTTCTTTCGACGCTGCTCTTCGTCGGCGGCGGACTATTTGCCTACACGACAGCGTTTCCTTTGACGTTCAACTATTTTTTGAGTTTGTCTGGGCCGCTCGGAGAAGGCGGAATCACCATCACGCCGACGGTGATGATGGGCGAGTA is a genomic window of Polyangiaceae bacterium containing:
- a CDS encoding radical SAM protein; protein product: MTLLPLRRFLPVPIALQATLPDELARVCNIELVDARRIVSIVHRTGGLPERAPATIRRVALDAARAVGHVPTIDVEARSASLQDPFVKYAFRLSDGAVIETVRIPLEQPGRYSVCVSSQVGCALACAFCATGRMGLGRNLETWEIIEQVRRVRTDLRDEPPSSLVEAGIRPRTHGVLFQGMGEPLANVERVIAAIRVMSDPSAMAIDMRNITVCTSGLPTGIRLLMREVPGVRLGLSMGSARPSRRRSLMPIDDAHPLAEVLVAAGEHARATRHSPMFAYTLLANENDSDEDAIALADLCRSFAETNGVRPRLSLIPYNSIASAGEVDPFSPSTRLDAFRAALLSRGVGAIVRYSGGGDVGAACGQLARPLVKERRKRHAVDPDTVAR
- the tatC gene encoding twin-arginine translocase subunit TatC, whose translation is MSATTPKAGASAPKQEPIDEEDGGAPMSFWEHLDELRKRLTVCMIALLVGAFGSFAYAPKLLNLMTVPFQTAWKAQGLAGDGTMHFSSPGGGVIAYIKLSMVAGLAFAAPIIFYQLWSFVAPGLYAREKKFVIPFVLLSTLLFVGGGLFAYTTAFPLTFNYFLSLSGPLGEGGITITPTVMMGEYIDFSLQLILAFGVVFELPLFLLFLSVAGIVNYLQLIRFARWFVLLSFVIAAVFTPPDMTSQIIMAVPMIGLYIISIGLAYIFGKPPTPEQREAYRRAKERDKKTG